The Arachis hypogaea cultivar Tifrunner chromosome 19, arahy.Tifrunner.gnm2.J5K5, whole genome shotgun sequence genome has a window encoding:
- the LOC112775182 gene encoding small ribosomal subunit protein eS8: MGISRDSMHKRRATGGKKKVWRKKRKYELGRQPANTKLSSNKTVRRIRVRGGNVKWRALRLDTGNYSWGSEAVTRKTRILDVVYNASNNELVRTQTLVKSAIVQVDAAPFKQWYLQHYGVDIGRKKKTAAAKKDAAEEGETPAEEAKKSNHVQRKIEKRQKDRKLDPHIEEQFGGGRLLACIASRPGQCGRADGYILEGKELEFYMKKIQKKKGKGAA; encoded by the exons ATGG GTATTTCCAGGGATTCTATGCACAAGAGGCGCGCCACTGGTGGCAAGAAGAAGGtttggaggaagaagagaaa GTATGAGCTTGGACGCCAGCCAGCCAACACCAAGTTATCGAGCAATAAGACGGTCAGGAGGATTCGTGTTAGAGGTGGCAATGTGAAGTGGAGGGCATTGAGGTTGGATACAGGAAACTATTCGTGGGGTAGTGAAGCTGTGACTCGCAAGACTCGTATTCTTGATGTTGTTTATAATGCCTCAAACAATGAGCTCGTGAGAACTCAGACCCTTGTCAAGAGTGCCATTGTTCAAGTTGATGCTGCTCCATTCAAGCAGTGGTACCTTCAGCATTATGGTGTTGATATTGGTAGGAAGAAGAAAACAGCAGCTGCCAAGAAGGATGCTGCCGAG GAAGGTGAGACCCCGGCCGAGGAAGCCAAGAAAAGCAACCATGTGCAGAGAAAAATCGAGAAACGCCAGAAAGATCGTAAGCTTGATCCCCATATTGAAGAACAGTTTGGTGGTGGGAGATTGCTGGCCTGCATTGCTTCTCGACCTGGTCAATGTGGCAGGGCTGACGG CTATATTTTGGAAGGTAAGGAGCTTGAATTTTATATGAAGAAAATCcagaagaagaagggaaagggTGCTGCTTAA
- the LOC112775181 gene encoding small ribosomal subunit protein eS8 produces the protein MGISRDSMHKRRATGGKKKVWRKKRKYELGRQPANTKLSSNKTVRRIRVRGGNVKWRALRLDTGNYSWGSEAVTRKTRILDVVYNASNNELVRTQTLVKSAIVQVDAAPFKQWYLQHYGVDIGRKKKTAAAKKDAAEEGETPAEEAKKSNHVQRKIEKRQKDRKLDPHIEEQFGGGRLLACIASRPGQCGRADGYILEGKELEFYMKKIQKKKGKGAA, from the exons ATGG GTATTTCCAGGGATTCTATGCACAAGAGGCGCGCCACTGGTGGCAAGAAGAAGGtttggaggaagaagagaaa GTATGAGCTTGGACGCCAACCAGCCAACACTAAGCTATCGAGCAATAAGACGGTCAGGCGGATTCGTGTTAGAGGTGGCAATGTGAAGTGGAGGGCATTGAGGTTGGATACAGGAAACTATTCGTGGGGAAGTGAAGCTGTGACTCGCAAGACTCGTATTCTTGATGTTGTTTACAATGCCTCAAACAATGAGCTCGTGAGAACTCAGACCCTTGTCAAGAGTGCCATTGTTCAGGTTGATGCTGCTCCATTCAAGCAGTGGTACCTTCAGCATTACGGTGTTGATATTGGCAGGAAGAAGAAAACAGCAGCTGCCAAGAAGGATGCTGCTGAG GAAGGTGAGACCCCTGCAGAGGAAGCCAAGAAAAGCAACCATGTGCAAAGAAAAATCGAGAAACGCCAGAAAGATCGCAAACTTGATCCCCATATTGAAGAGCAGTTTGGTGGTGGGAGATTGCTGGCTTGCATTGCTTCTCGACCTGGTCAATGTGGCAGGGCTGACGG CTACATTTTGGAAGGTAAGGAGCTTGAATTTTACATGAAGAAAATCCAGAAAAAGAAGGGAAAGGGTGCTGCTTAG
- the LOC112777931 gene encoding putative disease resistance RPP13-like protein 1, with product MAGALVGGAFLSGFINVVFDRFLTMDAINLVLGKKLGSDLVQRLKTALLGAEALVADAEMKQFGNPSVRKWLDSLRDAVYCAEDLLDTVLTKAVTQKEESSSWSLSFFINRDRDDMVDKIEGVVRGIEDLGKQKDFLGLEKIPTGSSSWRTPSSSLVKGSVYGREDDKKALIKMLNDNNDHHLFVFAIVGIGGIGKTTLAQWLYNNAELMEGFDLKAWVCVSEKFEVVETTRNVIKQIHGGTCSLDDFNSLHNALKEELSNKKFFIVLDDVWSDDGDKWSNFMTPFQQNGRKGSIVLLTTREENVASAVQNCQPYFLRKLSEDYCWSVFAENASFPQSNGRAALEEIGRKIVKKCDGLPLAAETLGRLLRTNHDVEEWNKILMSDIWEFSVEKSKIIPALLISYFHLSPYLKRCFVYCALFPKDFEFVKHELIFLWMIEDLLPSPKRGESLEEVGCECFDELTSRLFFTKSEGFDDYFVMHDLLHDLAIFLAGDFYCNSEELGKEEEIKIQTRHLFVDLSHCSSKLYNSISKVESLRTLLLFGNFSSPNCNIEGATCEILSKCKYLRVLSFRKLDEVRNLIGKLIHLRYLNLSWTDDIKTLPESLCNLCNLQILKLYQCSELTTLPSGLHNLVNLRHLDIRGTSLKEMPRKMSKLNQLHVLSSFVVGKHKDNGVQELGGMVNLHGSVEIKKLENIVDVEEAKRAKIMDKKHIDELCLKWSSGDDLVSSTQKERDILDNLQPQNGLKELKIKGYKGTIFPDWLGNCSYENMTRVSLKSCNNCCMLPSLGQLPSLKSLRIEGFDQLRSIGEEFYKNGGDHHSSHIAPFPSLETLVFHNMACWEVWHVSESERFPQLRKLEIRNCPMLKEEMLNQVFFRIVSSLSDVSKVRKLRIGDLFINRQTEAMFLNGGTLSISGCESVMESALKAMISINHLRCLQEIHILCCRKLELPQLRQHKYDLVELVIHDSCDSLTSLSLDVFPNLKNLHVKRCRNLESVLMSEAPHAALQRLSIGFCDKLVSFAGEGLAAPNLTHLEVTWCSKLEALPCDMKSLLPSLQSLNIQRCPNICRLAEGGLPPNLKSLEVGICEEQMRDLSWMTNLHALTHLTISGYGCKNIKSYPEVGSLPYLPSLTTLKICFFDNLETLECNELLRLTSLQQLHIDWCPKLENMEGEKLPPSLLLLQLRWCGLLGEQCKNKHQLIWPKISNIPGCVYF from the coding sequence ATGGCTGGTGCACTTGTTGGTGGAGCTTTTCTTTCTGGCTTCATTAACGTTGTCTTTGACCGTTTCCTTACAATGGATGCTATCAACTTGGTCTTGGGCAAGAAACTTGGCTCTGACTTGGTTCAAAGGCTGAAGACTGCTCTGTTGGGTGCTGAAGCTCTTGTTGCTGATGCTGAGATGAAGCAGTTTGGTAATCCATCTGTGAGGAAGTGGCTTGATAGTCTCCGGGACGCTGTTTACTGTGCTGAGGACTTGCTCGACACTGTCCTCACCAAAGCCGTCACTCAAAAGGAGGAAAGTTCTTCCTGGTCCCTTAGCTTCTTCATCAACCGAGATAGAGATGACATGGTAGACAAGATAGAAGGGGTAGTTAGAGGAATTGAAGATCTTGGAAAACAAAAAGATTTCCTTGGTCTTGAAAAGATTCCCACTGGTAGCTCATCATGGAGGACTCCATCCAGTTCTCTCGTAAAAGGGAGTGTGTATGGCAGGGAGGATGACAAGAAGGCCTTAATCAAGATGCTGAATGACAACAATGATCATCACTTGTTTGTGTTTGCTATTGTTGGCATAGGTGGGATTGGTAAAACAACTTTAGCCCAATGGCTGTACAACAATGCAGAGTTGATGGAGGGATTTGATCTGAAAGCATGGGTTTGCGTTTCGGAGAAGTTTGAAGTTGTTGAGACTACAAGGAATGTCATAAAGCAGATCCATGGAGGTACTTGTAGTCTCGATGATTTCAATTCCCTTCACAATGCTTTGAAAGAAGAATTGTCCAATAAGAAGTTCTTTATTGTTCTTGATGATGTTTGGAGTGATGATGGTGACAAATGGAGTAATTTTATGACCCCTTTTCAACAAAATGGGAGAAAGGGAAGTATTGTTCTTCTGACTACTCGGGAGGAAAATGTTGCTTCCGCAGTTCAAAATTGTCAGCCTTATTTTCTCAGGAAGTTGTCGGAGGATTATTGTTGGTCAGTGTTTGCAGAAAATGCATCTTTTCCACAGTCAAATGGGAGAGCAGCACTCGAAGAAATAGGCAGAAAGATTGTCAAAAAGTGTGATGGCTTGCCATTAGCTGCAGAAACACTTGGTCGCTTGTTACGTACTAATCATGATGTTGAGGAATGGAACAAGATACTAATGAGTGATATTTGGGAATTTTCGGTGGAGAAGAGTAAGATTATTCCAGCATTACTGATAAGTTACTTCCATCTTTCTCCATATTTAAAGCGTTGTTTTGTTTATTGTGCTTTGTTTCCCAAGGATTTTGAATTTGTGAAAcatgaattaatatttttgtggATGATAGAGGATCTTTTACCATCACCAAAGAGAGGAGAAAGTTTAGAAGAAGTTGGTTGTGAGTGTTTTGATGAACTAACTTCCAGATTATTTTTCACCAAGAGTGAAGGCTTTGATGATTATTTTGTGATGCATGATCTCTTGCATGACTTAGCAATATTCCTTGCTGGAGATTTCTATTGCAACTCAGAAGAACTTGGTAAAGAGGAGGAGATAAAGATTCAGACTCGGCATTTGTTTGTAGATCTAAGTCATTGTAGCTCAAAACTTTATAATTCTATTTCTAAAGTAGAATCTTTGAGAACGTTATTATTGTTTGGCAATTTCTCGTCTCCCAACTGCAACATTGAAGGGGCAACATGTGAGATATTATCAAAGTGTAAATACTTGAGAGTTTTATCCTTTAGAAAACTTGATGAGGTGCGTAATTTAATAGGAAAATTGATCCATCTGCGCTACTTAAATCTCTCTTGGACTGATGATATTAAGACCTTGCCAGAGTCTTTGTGTAACTTGTGTAATTTGCAAATATTGAAGTTATATCAATGTTCTGAGCTAACTACGCTGCCTAGTGGTTTGCATAACCTTGTGAATCTGCGGCATCTTGATATTAGAGGAACTTCTTTGAAAGAAATGCCCAGAAAAATGAGCAAATTGAATCAGTTGCACGTTTTAAGTTCCTTTGTCGTTGGCAAGCACAAAGACAATGGAGTTCAGGAGTTAGGAGGGATGGTAAATCTTCATGGATCCGTTGAGATTAAGAAGTTGGAGAATATTGTTGATGTGGAAGAGGCAAAGAGGGCAAAGATAATGGATAAGAAGCACATTGATGAATTATGTTTGAAATGGTCTTCAGGTGATGATTTGGTTTCAAGTACACAAAAAGAAAGAGACATCCTCGATAACTTGCAGCCGCAGAATGGGTTGAAAGAGTTGAAAATCAAGGGATACAAGGGTACAATATTTCCAGATTGGTTGGGGAACTGTTCCTACGAAAACATGACACGTGTATCTCTAAAGTCTTGCAACAATTGCTGCATGCTGCCTTCACTTGGACAGCTGCCATCTCTTAAGTCCCTGCGCATTGAAGGTTTCGATCAGCTGAGGAGTATTGGCGAGGAGTTTTACAAGAATGGAGGAGATCATCATTCTTCGCATATTGCACCGTTCCCCTCACTGGAGACTTTGGTATTTCATAACATGGCATGTTGGGAGGTGTGGCACGTATCTGAGTCGGAAAGATTTCCTCAACTTAGGAAGCTTGAAATAAGAAATTGCCCAATGTTGAAGGAAGAGATGCTTAATCAGGTATTCTTCAGAATAGTTTCTTCTTTGTCGGATGTTTCCAAAGTTCGCAAACTACGTATAGGCGATCTCTTTATAAACCGGCAAACCGAGGCCATGTTTCTTAATGGGGGTACTTTATCAATTAGCGGATGTGAATCTGTGATGGAGTCTGCATTGAAGGCAATGATCAGCATCAACCATCTACGTTGCCTCCAAGAAATACACATCTTGTGCTGTAGAAAACTAGAATTACCCCAGCTACGACAGCACAAGTATGATTTGGTAGAGCTAGTAATACATGACAGCTGTGATTCACTGACCTCCTTGTCGTTGGATGTCTTTCCCAATCTCAAGAATCTCCATGTAAAACGGTGTAGGAATCTGGAATCAGTGTTAATGTCAGAGGCACCACACGCTGCTCTTCAACGTCTCTCCATCGGTTTCTGCGACAAATTAGTGTCATTTGCAGGAGAAGGACTGGCTGCACCCAACTTGACTCATCTTGAAGTCACGTGGTGCTCAAAGTTGGAGGCATTACCATGTGACATGAAGAGTCTACTCCCAAGTCTACAGTCTCTCAACATACAACGCTGCCCAAACATTTGCAGGTTGGCAGAGGGTGGTTTGCCGCCTAACTTGAAATCACTTGAAGTGGGAATTTGCGAGGAACAAATGAGGGATCTATCATGGATGACCAACTTGCACGCCCTCACTCATCTTACAATTTCAGGTTATGGGTGTAAGAACATAAAGTCATACCCAGAGGTGGGTTCGCTGCCTTACCTTCCCTCCCTTACTACTCTCAAGATATGCTTCTTCGATAATCTGGAGACATTGGAGTGCAACGAGCTTCTCCGCCTCACCTCTCTCCAACAACTACACATTGATTGGTGTCCCAAGCTGGAGAATATGGAAGGAGAAAAGCTGCCTCCCTCTCTCTTACTACTTCAACTTAGATGGTGCGGTTTGCTGGGAGAACAATGCAAGAACAAGCATCAACTAATCTGGCCCAAAATTTCCAACATCCCAGGCTGTGTTTATTTTTAG